One window of the Zea mays cultivar B73 chromosome 3, Zm-B73-REFERENCE-NAM-5.0, whole genome shotgun sequence genome contains the following:
- the LOC107521951 gene encoding 1-aminocyclopropane-1-carboxylate synthase 7-like, translated as MGGKLLLGASQSRHAHAVASPPLSKVATSGLHGEDSPYFAGWKAYDENPYDAVSNPGGVIQMGLAENQVSFDLLEGYLRDHPEAAGWGGSGSGVASFRDNALFQDYHGLKAFRKAMANFMEKVRGGKARFDPDRIVLTAGATAANELLTFVLANPGDALLIPTPYYPGFDRDLRWRTGVNIVPVHCDSANGFQVTAAALQAAYEEAEAAGTRVRAVLLTNPSNPLGTTVTRPALEDVLDFVARNNIHLISDEIYSGSVFAAPDLVSVAELVESRGDPGVAERVHIVYSLSKDLGLPGFRVGVVYSYNDAVVTAARRMSSFTLVSSQTQKTLAAMLSDAGFADAYVRTNRQRLRARHDHVVAGLARAGVPCLRGNAGLFVWMDMRRLLGEATTVAGELRLWDRMLREAKLNISPGSSCHCSEPGWFRVCFANMSLDTLDVALARMSRFVDTWNKETTASTQQH; from the exons ATGGGTGGCAAGCTGTTGCTGGGCGCGAGCCAGAGCCGCCACGCGCACGCGGTGGCGTCGCCTCCCCTGTCAAAGGTGGCCACTTCCGGCCTCCACGGCGAGGACTCGCCCTACTTCGCCGGGTGGAAAGCCTACGACGAGAACCCCTACGACGCCGTCTCCAACCCCGGCGGCGTCATTCAGATGGGCCTCGCCGAGAACCAGGTGTCCTTCGACCTCCTCGAGGGGTACCTCAGGGACCACCCGGAGGCCGCGGGCTGGGGCGGCTCCGGCTCCGGCGTCGCCAGCTTCAGGGACAACGCGCTGTTCCAGGACTACCACGGCCTCAAGGCCTTCAGAAAG GCGATGGCCAACTTCATGGAGAAGGTTAGGGGCGGCAAGGCCCGGTTTGACCCCGACCGCATCGTGCTCACCGCCGGCGCCACGGCAGCTAACGAGCTGCTCACGTTCGTCCTGGCCAACCCGGGAGACGCGCTGCTGATCCCTACTCCTTACTATCCTGG TTTCGACAGAGACCTGCGGTGGAGGACGGGGGTGAACATCGTGCCGGTGCACTGCGACAGCGCCAACGGGTTCCAGGTCACGGCCGCCGCGCTCCAGGCGGCGTACGAGGAGGCCGAGGCAGCGGGGACGCGCGTCCGCGCCGTCCTGCTCACCAACCCGTCCAACCCGCTGGGCACCACCGTGACGCGGCCGGCCCTCGAGGACGTGCTCGACTTCGTGGCCCGCAACAACATCCACCTCATCTCCGACGAGATATACTCCGGCTCGGTCTTCGCGGCGCCGGACCTGGTCAGCGTGGCGGAGCTGGTCGAGTCCCGCGGCGACCCCGGCGTCGCGGAGCGCGTCCACATCGTGTACAGCCTGTCCAAGGACCTGGGCCTCCCGGGGTTCCGCGTCGGCGTCGTGTACTCGTACAACGACGCCGTGGTCACCGCGGCGCGCCGCATGTCCAGCTTCACGCTCGTGTCGTCGCAGACGCAGAAGACGCTCGCCGCCATGCTCTCGGACGCCGGGTTCGCGGACGCCTACGTCCGCACCAACCGCCAGCGCCTCCGGGCGCGGCACGACCACGTCGTCGCCGGGCTGGCCCGCGCGGGCGTGCCGTGCCTCCGCGGCAACGCCGGGCTGTTCGTGTGGATGGACATGAGGCGGCTGCTCGGCGAGGCCACCACCGTCGCCGGCGAGCTCCGCCTGTGGGACCGGATGCTGCGGGAGGCGAAGCTCAACATCTCGCCGGGCTCGTCGTGCCATTGCTCGGAGCCTGGCTGGTTCAGGGTGTGCTTCGCCAACATGAGCCTGGACACGCTGGATGTTGCACTCGCTAGGATGAGCCGCTTCGTAGACACGTGGAACAAGGAAACGACAGCGTCGACGCAGCAGcactag